In the genome of Pseudomonas fluorescens, the window TCGGTGATTCTCAATGTGTCTTGCATAGTCGCCACGGGCGTAACAGCTAAACAGGCTGTCCGCCTCCGTCAGGCACTTGAAGGAACCCCGGCAATGCGCAGATCCCAAAAAGCGTGTTTCAGAAAAAGGGTGTGAATTCTAACGAAAAAACCCGCGACAAGCGCGGGTTTCTTCAAAACGGGTCAAGCAGGCTTACATTTTTTGCAGATCGCGCTGGGCCAACTGAGCAGCGGAAGTGCCCGGATATTGGGACACCACCTGCTGCAGAATGCCTTTGACCCGGTCGGTATGACCCAAGCGACGCTCTACATCAGCGAGCTTGTACAGCGAGTCCGGTACTTTTGCGTGCTTGGGATACAGCTGCGAAACCTTGGCAAATGCCTGACCTGCACCTTGCAGATCGCCTTTGGCCAGGTTCACTTCGCCCAACCAGTACTGGGCATTGCCCGCATACTGGCTGTTCGGGTATTTGCGTAGGAAAGCGGCAAAAGCCTGACTGGCCTTGTCGAAATCCTTGGCCTTGATCAGGTCGAAGGCAGCATCGTAATAGAGCTTTTCCTTCGCCGGATCTGCCGGCTCGCTACCCGCGGCAGGTGCTTGAGCGGCGGCTGCGCCAGCTGCCGCACCTGCGGCTGCACCAGCGGCATTCAAATCACCACCGGTAGAAGAACTTTCAGGAGTCGCGGCTGGTGCAACGCCGGTTCCTATGCGCCGATCAAGATCCTGGTATCGCTCCAGGTTTTCCTGCTTCATGCGCGCTACATCATTTTGCAGAACTTCAATCGCACCTTGCTGGCGCTCGATCTGTTGCTGCATTGATTGCAGTTGGTTGAACAGCTCGCCCTGTGCCGAGACAGGGGCCGAAACCCCTCCCCCGGCATAGGCGCCGTTCGTACCGTAACCTGCAGGCGGATAACTGCTCCCGCTATTGTTATAGCCGGAGTCATTATCGACCACAGGAACCGCAGCCCACACCGCCAGCGGCGCGAGGCTGAGAGCCAGAACAGTTACAGCACGACGGCACGTTCGCATGACGAATTACTTACGCAGTTCGACGCGACGGTTTTGAGCCCAGGACTGCTCGTCGTTGCCGGTAGCAACTGGACGCTCTTCGCCGTAGGAAACCAGTTCCAGCTGAGCTGGGGATACGCCTTGCAGTACCAGGTAGCGCTGAACGGCTTTCGCACGACGCTCGCCCAGTGCCATGTTGTACTCACGAGTACCACGTTCGTCGGTGTTGCCTTCCAGAACAACGCGAGCGCCGTTTGCTTTCAGGTCTTTGGCGTGAACGTCCAGAGCGCGCATGGCTTCTGGCTTCAGGTCCGAACTGTCGTATTCGAAGTAGAAAGTAGTGATAGCGCGCAGTGCAGCTTCTTCGCTCAGGGAGCCGTCAACTGCGCCAGTGTTTGCGCCGTAACCAGCGTTTGGATCTACCGCGCCTTCACCGGCATTGTCGCCGCCTTTGGACGAGCAACCTACAGCTACAGCCATGGCCAGTGCCAGCGCAGCAAATTTACCAAACTTCAGCATTTCCATCGTGAAACTCCTAATGAACCCCAGTGTGTTAAGTACAACGTATAGCGCCGCGTCAGTTCAGGAAAGGGGACCAGGAAGGTTCTCTGACTTCGCCTTGTGCGGTAGGAAGCGGGAGCCTTACGCGTCCATTGATGGACACGAGCATCAAGACTCCCCGGCCCTGCTGGCGGGTGGCGTAGATTACCATGGTGCCGTTGGGCGCGACAGTAGGCGACTCGTCCAGAGTGCTATCAGTGAGGATTTTTACACTACCGCGTTGCAAATCCTGGGCCGCCACCTTGAAATTGGTGAAGCCATCCTGACGGTGAATCATGACAAGCGTCTTTTCATCAGCCGACAGTTTAGGGTTGGCGTTGTAGTTACCGACGAAAGTCACACGTTCGGCACCGCCACCACCGGCACTGGTCTTGTAGATCTGCGGTTTGCCGCCACGGTCGGACGTGAAGTAGATGGTCGAGCCATCCTTGCCCCAGAACGGTTCGGTGTTGATGCCAGGACCGTTGGTGACGCGGCTGATCTGACGCGAGCCCAGGTTCATCACATAGATGTCCGGGTTGCCGTCTTTGGACAGCACGAACGCCAGGCGATTGCCATCCGGCGACCAGGCTGGTGCACCGTTCAGGCCTTCGAAGTTAGTGATCTGCTCACGGCGACCGGTGTCGATGTTCTGCATGAAGATGCGTGGACGCTTCTGTTCGAAGGAAACATAAGCGATGCGCTTGCCATCCGGTGCGAAACGCGGCGACAGGATCGGCTCGCGCGACTGCAGCAGGGTCACGGCGCGAGCACCGTCATAGTCCGAACGCTGCAGGGTGTAGCGAGTGTTGTTCTCGGAGAAACGCTCGGCCGTTACATACAGCAGGCGAGTCGAGAAGGCACCCTTGATACCCGTGAGTTTTTCGAACGACTGGTCGGAGATGTAGTGCGCCATGTCGCGCAACTGATCGACGCCGCCGGACACGCTGCCGGTCAGCACTTGCTGCTCGGTGGCGACGTTGAACAGTGCGTATTGCACCTGCAGGCGACCGCCCGCCGGAACAATGCTGCCGACCATGACGTACTGGGCACCCAGCGCCTTGAAGTCACGGAAGATGATTTCGCTGGCCTGGCTCGGCTGGCTGATCATGTTCTGCTTTGGAAGCGGCGAGTAGTAACCCGAGTTGCGCAGGTCGTTACCGATGATTTCCGCCATATCGTCCGGCAGCACGCTACCGCCCTGGAAGCCGAACGGTACTACGGCGATCGGGGTCGCCCGATCGCTGCCACTGGTAACCAGAATGTTTTTCTCATCTGCCATCGCCATCCCTGCCATGCAGCAGATAACGACCAGCATTCCTCGAAGAAGGTTTCTCACAAGGCTAGATCCTCAGGTGTGAATGTCATCTTGAATGAACGATACGGAGCGAAATCACTCGGCTTCATTCCCTGCATTTCTGTCAAACGTCCAATATTCTTCACCGCTGCAACAGCCGAGGCGTCAAACGGACCGTCGCCACTGGACTTGGACACGTTGACCGAAGTCACCGTACCGTCCGGCAACATGCCGATCTGCAATACGACCGTCATGCCTTTGCGTGCCGAAGGTGGACGAGCCCAGCCTTCCGCTGCACGCGCACGAATCAGGTCATCGAAACTGCCGGCGACTTCGTCGCCCTGCTCATCGGCCAAGGCCTGCTGACGCTGCGGCGTGTCGGAAAGCAAATCTGCCAGGGCCTGGGCCTTTTTGTCTTCGGCGGATTTACGCGCCGCGTCCTGCGATTTCTTCTTCGCAGCATCGGCGGCAGCTTTCTTCTTCGCTTCCTCGGCGACTTTCTTCTTCGCCTCTTCAGCTTCAGCTTTCTTCTTGGCGTCTTCCGCGGCTTTCTTCTTCGCGTCTTCGACGATCTTTTTCTTGGCTTCTTCAGCGGCCGCTTTCTTGGCCTCTTCTTCCGCGGCTTTCTTGGCTTCTTCTTCAGCTTTCTTCTTGGCTATATCAGCCAATTGTTTCTCTTCTGCCTTCTTGGCTTCCGCGGTTTTTTTCGCATCGTCGGCTTTCTTGGCTTCATCAGCCTTTTTCGCCTCGTCCGCTTTCTTCGCCTCGTCGGCCTTCTTGGCTTCTTCGGCCTTTTGAGCCGCCTCTTCTTTCTTTTGTTCCGCAGCCTTCACGGCTTCCTGCTCGACCTTTTTCTGTTCCATCTGCTCGACTTCGGTCTGACGCGCAGCAGATTTCTGCGCCTCACCGGCAATCTTCTGATTGGTCTGGGTGGTCGCCCGACTTTTCGATTTCAGCTGGTACAAGGTCGCCTGGACAATCGGCTTGGCCGGCGGCAGTTCCGGGGTAAAGGCAAAACTGACGAACAACATGCCGAACACCAGCACGTGCAAGCCAATCGCCCAGACACTAGGCCAGAAGTAGCTTTCCGAGGCGGACGGCTCTCGCTGTTGCTGCATCAGGGCGCCTCGGTAATCAAGCCAACATTACCGACCCCGGCTTTCTGCAACCCGCCCATGGCGCCCATGACGGAGCCGTAATCGACACTCTTGTCGCCGCGAATGAAGACCTGGGTACGCTTGCCGCCTTCGTTGCCGACGCGAATGATCTTGGTCACCGCGTCAGTCATCTGCGGCAGGGTCATGGCCCGATCCTGCTGCTTTTCGGTGTCGACTTCGCTACCAAGGTTCCAGTAGTAGGTCTTGTCGGATTTGATGGAAATGGTCAGGACCTGGGTGTTGTTGTCCTGCGGCAAGGCTTCGCTGGAAACCTTGGGCAGATCAACTTTCACGCCCTGATTGAGCATTGGCGCGGTCACCATGAAGATGACCAGCAGCACCAACATCACGTCGATGTATGGCACCACGTTCATCTCGGCGACCGGCTTGCGCTTTTTGCGAGCTCGAGCGATTAAAGCCATTGGAAATTACCTGCTTATTCTTCGCTGGTGTGCACTTTGCGGTGCAGGATCGCCTGGAACTCGTCGGCGAAGGTGTAGTAACGGCCCAGCAGGGTTTCGCTGCGAGCAGCAAAACGGTTGTAAGCGATAACGGCTGGAATGGCAGCGAACAGACCGATCGCGGTGGCAATCAGTGCCTCAGCGATGCCTGGGGCAACAGTGGCCAGGGTCGCTTGCTGGGCACTCGCCAGACCGCGGAAGGAGTTCATGATGCCCCAGACCGTACCGAACAGGCCGATGTACGGGCTCACGGAACCGACGGTGGCCAGGAATGGCAGGCTTTGCTCAAGCTTTTCTTCTTCGCGGGAAATGGCAACGCGCATGGCACGCGCCACGCCTTCCATGACCGCTTCAGGATCAACGCCTGACTGCTGACGCAGACGGGAGAACTCCTTGAAGCCGGCGCGGAAGATTTGCTCGACACCCGAATCCGGGTCCGGGTTGCTGCCGGCCTGACGGTAGAGCTTGGACAGGTCGATGCCCGACCAGAAGCGCTCTTCAAAGCTCTCCAGGGCGCGTCGACCGGCGCGCAGCAGGTTGCTGCGCTGAAAGATCATGATCCATGAGGTCACCGATGCGGCTACCAGGATCAGCATTACCAGTTGCACCACGATACTGGCATTGCTGATCAGGCTCCACATGGAGGAATGGTCGACGACGTTAGCTTCCACGCTTTATCTCCTGCTTTGAGTGTGTACCCGCGCCGCTCACGTCGGCAAAGGCCGCTCGTAGAGCTTCGGGAATGGCCCGGGGTTTTAAACTTTCAGTGCGCACACAGGCCACCAGAAACTGCCCTTCACAGAGCAGCGCATTATCCGTAGCCCGCCTTACCTGCTGCTTGAAGCGCAGGCTGGCACGGTTCAATTCGATTACTTCAGCGCTTACCAGCAGCTCGTCGTCCAGCCGCGCCGGCGCGTGGTAGCGCGCTTCGCTGGAATGCACGACGAACAACAGGTCCTCCCCGGCAAGCTGCGATTGGGCAAAGCCCAGATCTCGTAGCCGCTCGGTTCGAGCCCGTTCCATAAACTTGAGGTAATTAACGTAATACACGATGCCGCCCGCATCGGTGTCCTCGTAATAAACGCGACAACGATGTGCGAAAGGCTCAAGCCCGTTTTGCGCGCGCATACTCTAGTGCTTACTCCTCAGGTTGCCAATCCGGCATGGCAACTGTTTTTCATTGTTCTGCGGCTTTCTCGTGAAAGTACGGTCCTGGGACCCTACATTGCCCGAAAAAATCAGCACGCAACGTTAATTAATCGTCAGCAGCATCGAGGAACTCGTCTACCACGGGCATTTCGCCCAATCGTGACGGAATGTTTAAACCGAAATGCAGGTAGGCATGCCGCGTCACCACCCGGCCCCGAGGCGTGCGCATGATGTAACCCTGCTGGATCAGATAAGGCTCCAGCACGTCTTCAATGGTGTGACGCTCTTCGCTGATGGCAGCGGCCAGGCTGTCGACACCGACCGGCCCGCCGTCGAATTTCTCGATCATGGTCAGCAACAGACGCCGGTCCTGGTGATCGAAGCCACGCTCGTCGACGTCCAGCAGGTTCAGCGCCAGGTCGGCAATCGGCTTGGTGATATGCCCCTTGGCGCGGACCTCGGCGAAGTCGCGCACCCGACGCAGCAAGCGGTTGGCGATCCGTGGAGTGCCACGGGCACGGCGGGCGATTTCGAAGGCGCCTTCCGGGTCCAGCGGCAAACCGAGGATGCTGGCCGAACGACTGACAATCGTCGACAGGTCGGCGGTATTGTAGAACTCAAGACGCT includes:
- the ybgF gene encoding tol-pal system protein YbgF, with product MRTCRRAVTVLALSLAPLAVWAAVPVVDNDSGYNNSGSSYPPAGYGTNGAYAGGGVSAPVSAQGELFNQLQSMQQQIERQQGAIEVLQNDVARMKQENLERYQDLDRRIGTGVAPAATPESSSTGGDLNAAGAAAGAAAGAAAAQAPAAGSEPADPAKEKLYYDAAFDLIKAKDFDKASQAFAAFLRKYPNSQYAGNAQYWLGEVNLAKGDLQGAGQAFAKVSQLYPKHAKVPDSLYKLADVERRLGHTDRVKGILQQVVSQYPGTSAAQLAQRDLQKM
- the pal gene encoding peptidoglycan-associated lipoprotein Pal: MEMLKFGKFAALALAMAVAVGCSSKGGDNAGEGAVDPNAGYGANTGAVDGSLSEEAALRAITTFYFEYDSSDLKPEAMRALDVHAKDLKANGARVVLEGNTDERGTREYNMALGERRAKAVQRYLVLQGVSPAQLELVSYGEERPVATGNDEQSWAQNRRVELRK
- the tolB gene encoding Tol-Pal system beta propeller repeat protein TolB, which gives rise to MLVVICCMAGMAMADEKNILVTSGSDRATPIAVVPFGFQGGSVLPDDMAEIIGNDLRNSGYYSPLPKQNMISQPSQASEIIFRDFKALGAQYVMVGSIVPAGGRLQVQYALFNVATEQQVLTGSVSGGVDQLRDMAHYISDQSFEKLTGIKGAFSTRLLYVTAERFSENNTRYTLQRSDYDGARAVTLLQSREPILSPRFAPDGKRIAYVSFEQKRPRIFMQNIDTGRREQITNFEGLNGAPAWSPDGNRLAFVLSKDGNPDIYVMNLGSRQISRVTNGPGINTEPFWGKDGSTIYFTSDRGGKPQIYKTSAGGGGAERVTFVGNYNANPKLSADEKTLVMIHRQDGFTNFKVAAQDLQRGSVKILTDSTLDESPTVAPNGTMVIYATRQQGRGVLMLVSINGRVRLPLPTAQGEVREPSWSPFLN
- the tolA gene encoding cell envelope integrity protein TolA is translated as MQQQREPSASESYFWPSVWAIGLHVLVFGMLFVSFAFTPELPPAKPIVQATLYQLKSKSRATTQTNQKIAGEAQKSAARQTEVEQMEQKKVEQEAVKAAEQKKEEAAQKAEEAKKADEAKKADEAKKADEAKKADDAKKTAEAKKAEEKQLADIAKKKAEEEAKKAAEEEAKKAAAEEAKKKIVEDAKKKAAEDAKKKAEAEEAKKKVAEEAKKKAAADAAKKKSQDAARKSAEDKKAQALADLLSDTPQRQQALADEQGDEVAGSFDDLIRARAAEGWARPPSARKGMTVVLQIGMLPDGTVTSVNVSKSSGDGPFDASAVAAVKNIGRLTEMQGMKPSDFAPYRSFKMTFTPEDLAL
- the tolR gene encoding protein TolR, producing the protein MARARKKRKPVAEMNVVPYIDVMLVLLVIFMVTAPMLNQGVKVDLPKVSSEALPQDNNTQVLTISIKSDKTYYWNLGSEVDTEKQQDRAMTLPQMTDAVTKIIRVGNEGGKRTQVFIRGDKSVDYGSVMGAMGGLQKAGVGNVGLITEAP
- the tolQ gene encoding protein TolQ, which codes for MEANVVDHSSMWSLISNASIVVQLVMLILVAASVTSWIMIFQRSNLLRAGRRALESFEERFWSGIDLSKLYRQAGSNPDPDSGVEQIFRAGFKEFSRLRQQSGVDPEAVMEGVARAMRVAISREEEKLEQSLPFLATVGSVSPYIGLFGTVWGIMNSFRGLASAQQATLATVAPGIAEALIATAIGLFAAIPAVIAYNRFAARSETLLGRYYTFADEFQAILHRKVHTSEE
- the ybgC gene encoding tol-pal system-associated acyl-CoA thioesterase — translated: MRAQNGLEPFAHRCRVYYEDTDAGGIVYYVNYLKFMERARTERLRDLGFAQSQLAGEDLLFVVHSSEARYHAPARLDDELLVSAEVIELNRASLRFKQQVRRATDNALLCEGQFLVACVRTESLKPRAIPEALRAAFADVSGAGTHSKQEIKRGS